The following is a genomic window from Bacteroidota bacterium.
GATTATCCGGAGTATGAAGTGGTGGTCGTAGATGACTGCTCGTGGGATAACACGCCCGATGTGCTGCGCGAGTTTGAAAAAAAATATTCCAACCTGAAAGTGATTACGATTAAGGAAGACCTCAAACATTATCACGGAAAAAAATTTGCGCTCATGGTGGGAATTAAAGGCGCTTCGCACGATTATCTGCTGCTCACCGATGGCGATTGCAAACCGCTCAGCAACCAGTGGCTGAAAAAAATGATGAGCAAATTTTCCGCAGGGAAAGAAATTATGCTCGGCTACAGCAAGTATGAAAAACTTCCCGGCTTGCTGAATAAACTAATCCGCTTCGATACGTTTCACATTGCGCTTCAGTATTTTTCTTTTGCCATGGCGGGAAAACCGTATATGGGAATCGGAAGAAACCTCGCTTACAAGAAAGAACTTTTTTTCCGGCATAAAGGATTCGCCACGCATTACCACATTGAATCGGGCGATGATGATTTGTTCATCAACGAAGCAGCAACAGAAAAAAATGTGGCGGTGGAATTTTCGGAAGGAAGTTATACCGAATCGCGCGTGAAAAAAGATTGGAAAGGTTGGATTGAACAAAAGCGAAGGCATCTCACCACATGGAAAGAATATAAACTGTCAGATAAATTCCGGTTAGGGCTTTATCCGTTTTCGCAGGCAATTTTCTGGCTTTCGTTTATCGCGTTACTAATTGCGAACAAACATGAACT
Proteins encoded in this region:
- a CDS encoding glycosyltransferase, translated to MPEFSLQFVVFIIFCLSIAVLLWYYFFFFARLAFYKEHQPSTINHQPVSVVICAKNEDHNLPEFLPLILSQDYPEYEVVVVDDCSWDNTPDVLREFEKKYSNLKVITIKEDLKHYHGKKFALMVGIKGASHDYLLLTDGDCKPLSNQWLKKMMSKFSAGKEIMLGYSKYEKLPGLLNKLIRFDTFHIALQYFSFAMAGKPYMGIGRNLAYKKELFFRHKGFATHYHIESGDDDLFINEAATEKNVAVEFSEGSYTESRVKKDWKGWIEQKRRHLTTWKEYKLSDKFRLGLYPFSQAIFWLSFIALLIANKHELFFEYDLYLILGLLALRLISQWIIFKFALAQLKEKDLFLTSLFAELFLLVFYPALSISNALFRRKKWKRI